One window from the genome of Saccharomyces mikatae IFO 1815 strain IFO1815 genome assembly, chromosome: 2 encodes:
- the MRP21 gene encoding mitochondrial 37S ribosomal protein bS21m (similar to Saccharomyces cerevisiae MRP21 (YBL090W); ancestral locus Anc_7.421), with protein MLKSTFKLSRISLRKSFATIACLRQQNSDIDKIILNPIKLAQENRSNHDQASKIRGDTAEILSMEIPIDMMQSAGRINRRELLSEAEIARSSVENAQMRFNSGKSIIMNKNNPAESFKRLNRIMFENNIPGDKRSQRFYMKPGKVAELKRSQRHRKEFMMGFKRLIDIVKDAKRKGY; from the coding sequence ATGTTGAAGAGCACATTTAAACTTTCAAGAATCTCTTTGAGAAAAAGTTTCGCAACTATAGCTTGTTTGCGCCAACAAAATTCGGATATAGATAAAATTATACTAAATCCAATAAAACTAGCACAAGAAAACAGGAGCAATCATGATCAAGCCTCTAAGATTAGAGGTGATACCGCAGAAATACTGTCAATGGAAATTCCAATAGATATGATGCAATCTGCAGGACGAATCAACAGGAGAGAGCTTCTTTCTGAGGCAGAGATTGCTAGAAGTAGTGTAGAGAATGCTCAAATGAGATTCAATTCAGGAAAATCTATAATTATGAACAAGAACAATCCTGCTGAATCATTCAAGAGGTTAAACAGGATCatgtttgaaaataatatcCCTGGAGATAAAAGAAGTCAACGGTTTTACATGAAGCCTGGAAAAGTGGCTGAGTTGAAGAGGTCTCAAAGACATAGAAAAGAGTTCATGATGGGCTTCAAAAGATTGATTGACATTGTCAAAGATGCTAAGAGGAAAGGATACTGA
- the MAP2 gene encoding methionine aminopeptidase (similar to Saccharomyces cerevisiae MAP2 (YBL091C); ancestral locus Anc_7.422): MSDNKIEKTTAPDSNELNLENQPVEQQNETNVDESGPVENKKKKNKKKKKKKSNVKKIELLFPDGEYPEGTWMDYHQDFNLKRTTDEESRYLKRDLERAEHWNDVRKGAEIHRRVRRVIKDRIIPGMKLMDIADMIENATRKYTGAEDLLTMENPKSQGIGFPTGLSLNHCAAHFTPNAGDKTVLKYEDVMKVDYGVQINGNIIDSAFTVSFDPQYDNLLAAVKDATYTGIKEAGIDVRLTDIGEAIQEVMESYEVEINGETYQVKPCRNLCGHSIAPYRIHGGKSVPIVKNGDTTKMEEGEHFAIETFGSTGRGYVTSGGEVSHYARSAEDHQVMPILDSAKNLLKTIDRNFGTLPFCRRYLDRLGQEKYLFALNNLVRHGLVQDYPPLNDIPGSYTAQFEHTILLHAHKKEVVSKGDDY, translated from the coding sequence ATGTcagataataaaatagaaaagactACTGCTCCTGATTCAAATGAATTGAATTTGGAGAACCAACCAGTGGAACAGCAAAACGAAACTAATGTTGACGAATCAGGTCCAgtagaaaataagaagaagaaaaacaagaaaaagaagaagaagaaaagcaatGTGAAAAAGATTGAATTGTTATTTCCAGACGGGGAATATCCAGAAGGGACATGGATGGATTATCACCAGGATTTCAATCTGAAGAGAACCACCGATGAAGAATCGcgttatttgaaaagagatCTGGAGAGGGCCGAACATTGGAATGATGTTAGGAAGGGTGCTGAGATCCATCGCCGTGTAAGAAGGGTCATTAAAGATAGAATAATTCCGGGGATGAAGTTGATGGATATTGCCGATATGATTGAGAACGCTACCAGAAAATACACCGGTGCAGAAGATTTACTAACAATGGAAAACCCTAAATCTCAAGGTATCGGGTTCCCAACAGGTCTTTCTCTCAACCATTGTGCTGCACACTTCACACCCAATGCAGGCGATAAGACCGTCTTGAAATATGAAGATGTGATGAAGGTAGATTATGGTGTGCAGATAAACGGTAATATCATCGATTCTGCCTTTACTGTTTCCTTTGATCCGCAATACGATAACCTGCTAGCCGCTGTAAAGGATGCTACTTATACGGGTATCAAAGAAGCAGGTATCGATGTGAGATTAACCGATATCGGCGAAGCCATCCAAGAGGTTATGGAATCCTACGAAGTTGAAATCAATGGTGAAACGTACCAGGTAAAACCTTGTCGTAACTTGTGTGGCCACAGCATCGCACCGTACCGTATCCATGGCGGTAAATCCGTTCCTATAGTCAAGAATGGGGACACTACAAAGATGGAGGAAGGTGAGCATTTTGCCATCGAAACTTTTGGTTCCACTGGCAGAGGTTATGTCACTTCTGGTGGAGAAGTTTCTCATTACGCCAGATCTGCCGAAGACCATCAGGTTATGCCCATTTTGGACAGCGCCAAGAACTTGTTAAAAACAATAGACCGCAATTTTGGCACTTTACCATTCTGTCGTCGATACCTAGATAGACTGGGCCAAGAGAAATATTTATTTGCGTTGAATAACTTGGTCAGACACGGTTTAGTTCAAGATTATCCCCCATTAAACGATATCCCGGGTTCCTACACCGCACAATTCGAACACACCATCTTATTGCATGCGCACAAAAAGGAAGTTGTTTCCAAGGGTGACGATTACTAA
- the AVT5 gene encoding amino acid transporter (similar to Saccharomyces cerevisiae AVT5 (YBL089W) and AVT6 (YER119C); ancestral locus Anc_7.420) — MSSNVLSGVLTLLHTACGAGVLAMPFAFKPFGLMPGLITLTFCGICSLCGLLLQTRIAKYVPKSENASFAKLTQLINPSLSIVFDFAIAVKCFGVGVSYLIIVGDLVPQIVQSIFYHNDDSTGGLQEHHRLLDRRLYITLVMMFVIAPLCFKRSLNSLRYASMIAIISVAYLSGLIIYHFLNRHQLERGQVYFMVPHRDSSSHSPLTTLPIFVFAYTCHHNMFSVINEQTDKTFRILRRIPIFAISFAYILYLIIGGAGYMTFGENIVGNILTLYPNSISTTIGRLAMLLLVMLAFPLQCHPCRSSIKNIFIFIEDFRKGRLHDNRTGFIPLDDFNSEEPHDELSQQSSEGPTLRSESQRHTNVITLCVLVFSYILAISITSLAKVLAIVGATGSTSISFILPGLFGYKLIGSEFTNRNERVPVSIKIFKYLGLSLFIWGLVIMIASLSATVFLGTSSH, encoded by the coding sequence ATGTCGTCAAACGTACTTTCAGGGGTCTTGACTCTACTCCATACAGCATGCGGTGCAGGTGTGCTTGCTATGCCGTTTGCATTCAAGCCATTCGGATTAATGCCAGGTTTGATAACACTTACATTTTGCGGAATATGTTCCTTATGTGGGCTGCTGTTACAGACACGAATAGCAAAGTATGTACCCAAATCTGAGAATGCTTCCTTTGCTAAACTCACTCAATTAATCAATCCATCACTAAGTATAGTGTTCGACTTTGCTATTGCAGTAAAATGTTTTGGTGTAGGAGTATCTTACCTAATCATTGTTGGCGACCTGGTGCCGCAGATAGTGCAGTCGATTTTCTATCACAATGATGATAGCACTGGTGGATTGCAAGAGCATCATAGGCTCTTGGACAGGCGCCTATATATAACTTTGGTGATGATGTTCGTCATCGCTCCCTTATGCTTTAAGAGAAGCTTGAATTCTCTTCGATATGCTTCCATGATTGCCATTATTAGTGTCGCATATTTATCCGGTTTGATTATTTACCATTTTCTGAATCGACATCAGCTAGAAAGAGGCCAGGTCTATTTCATGGTGCCTCATAGAGATTCTTCATCTCATTCTCCCCTGACTACTTTGccaatttttgtttttgcaTACACTTGTCATCATAACATGTTTAGTGTTATTAATGAGCAAACAGACAAAACTTTCAGAATACTTAGGAGGATCCCCATTTTTGCCATTTCATTCGCCTATATTTTATACCTTATTATTGGTGGGGCAGGTTACATGACATTTGGTGAAAATATTGTAGGAAATATTCTCACCTTATACCCAAACTCCATATCCACCACCATTGGAAGGTTAGCAATGCTGCTATTGGTCATGTTGGCATTTCCATTGCAATGTCACCCTTGTAGatcatcaataaaaaacataTTCATATTCATTGAAGACTTTAGAAAGGGTAGGTTACATGATAACAGAACTGGTTTCATCCCATTGGACGACTTTAATAGTGAGGAACCACATGATGAGTTAAGCCAGCAGAGTAGTGAAGGCCCAACCCTGCGTAGTGAATCTCAACGCCACACCAATGTTATCACTCTTTGCGTCTTGGTATTTTCGTATATCTTGGCCATTTCAATTACATCCTTGGCCAAAGTTCTAGCAATTGTTGGTGCAACAGGGTCTACATcgatttctttcattttgcCAGGTCTTTTTGGCTACAAATTAATTGGCTCAGAATTCACCAACAGAAATGAAAGAGTACCGGTGAGtattaaaatattcaagTACTTAGGTTTGTCTTTATTCATTTGGGGTCTAGTAATAATGATAGCTTCACTATCAGCAACTGTGTTTTTAGGTACATCATCACATTGA
- the SCS22 gene encoding phospholipid metabolism-regulating protein SCS22 (similar to Saccharomyces cerevisiae SCS22 (YBL091C-A) and SCS2 (YER120W); ancestral locus Anc_7.423), which yields MRVVPEQLVFKAPLNEQSTAYIKLENDDDKRVIFKVRTSAPTKYCVRPNVAIIGAHESVKVQIVFLGLPKSVSEQEIKQKQDKFLIVTLPIPKSYADMEDEKLLSNWPNLEEQYKDDIIFKKIKVFHSASPRRNPSSNHGSKISRMSPSPDDRQGLSTSTLVIMALIALLVSWIYY from the exons ATGAGAGTAGTGCCCGAACAATTGGTATTCAAAG CTCCCCTTAACGAACAATCAACGGCGTATATAAAGCTCGAGAATGATGACGATAAGAGAGTAATCTTTAAAGTGAGGACTAGTGCTCCCACGAAATACTGTGTGAGGCCCAATGTGGCCATCATAGGGGCTCATGAGAGTGTAAAGGTTCAGATTGTTTTCCTCGGATTACCGAAATCTGTCTCTGAGCAGGAAATCAAGCAAAAGCAGGATAAATTCTTGATTGTGACGCTTCCTATCCCAAAATCTTACGCAGATATGGAGGATGAAAAGCTACTATCGAATTGGCCTAACTTGGAAGAACAATACAAGGATGACATAATCTTTAAGAAGATCAAAGTATTCCACTCCGCGTCACCGAGACGAAACCCCTCTAGTAATCACGGctcaaaaatatcaaggATGTCACCATCACCTGATGACAGACAAGGTTTGAGCACCAGCACGTTGGTTATCATGGCTCTAATTGCATTGCTCGTCAGCTGGATATATTACTAA
- the RPL32 gene encoding 60S ribosomal protein eL32 (similar to Saccharomyces cerevisiae RPL32 (YBL092W); ancestral locus Anc_7.424), whose translation MASLPHPKIVKKHTKKFKRHHSDRYHRVSENWRKQKGIDSVVRRRFRGNISQPKIGYGSNKKTKFLSPSGHKTFLVANVKDLETLTMHTKTYAAEIAHNISAKNRVVILARAKALGVKVTNPKGRLALEA comes from the coding sequence atGGCCTCCTTACCTCACCCAAAGATTGTCAAGAAGCACACCAAGAAGTTCAAGCGTCACCACTCTGACCGTTACCACAGAGTTTCTGAAAACTGGAGAAAGCAAAAGGGTATTGACTCTGTtgttagaagaagattcaGAGGTAACATCTCTCAACCAAAGATTGGTTACGGTTCTAACAAGAAGACCAAGTTTTTGTCACCATCTGGTCACAAGACTTTCTTAGTCGCTAACGTTAAGGATTTGGAAACCTTGACCATGCACACCAAGACTTACGCTGCTGAAATTGCCCACAACATCTCTGCTAAGAACAGAGTTGTCATTTTGGCCAGAGCTAAGGCTTTAGGTGTCAAGGTCACCAACCCAAAGGGTCGTTTGGCTTTGGAAGCTTAG